A single window of Desulfovibrio desulfuricans DNA harbors:
- a CDS encoding M15 family metallopeptidase has protein sequence MIARRKCDPLLFLQMLVLALGMLFPWHAQAAMHDGFVHVSDNCQNIIQEIRYFSSYNFVGERINGYLAPQAILTEPAANALCKAATTAEEKGYTLKIYDAYRPQSAVDHFVRWGMNAADTRMKTIFYPQVDKARVFDLGYVATRSGHSRGSTVDLTLVDRQSGKEVDMGTPFDFFGAASHHGAKGLSPQQEANRAVLLGLMENAGFKRYEEEWWHYTLKNEPYTDTYFNFPVE, from the coding sequence ATGATTGCGCGCCGTAAATGCGATCCGCTTCTTTTTTTGCAGATGTTGGTGCTGGCCTTGGGAATGCTGTTTCCTTGGCACGCGCAGGCGGCCATGCACGATGGTTTTGTGCATGTCAGCGACAACTGCCAGAATATTATTCAGGAAATACGCTATTTTTCTTCCTATAACTTTGTTGGAGAGCGCATCAACGGATATCTTGCGCCCCAGGCAATCTTGACCGAGCCTGCGGCGAATGCTCTGTGTAAGGCCGCAACTACGGCGGAAGAGAAAGGCTATACCCTGAAAATTTATGACGCCTACCGCCCCCAGTCAGCAGTGGATCATTTTGTGCGCTGGGGCATGAACGCCGCCGACACCCGCATGAAGACGATTTTTTACCCGCAGGTGGACAAGGCGCGGGTTTTTGATCTGGGTTATGTTGCCACGCGCTCCGGGCATTCGCGCGGCAGCACGGTAGACCTCACCCTTGTTGACAGGCAGAGCGGCAAAGAGGTGGACATGGGCACCCCCTTTGACTTTTTTGGCGCGGCCTCGCACCACGGGGCCAAGGGGCTGAGCCCGCAGCAGGAGGCCAACCGGGCTGTGCTTCTGGGCCTTATGGAGAATGCCGGGTTCAAGCGCTATGAGGAAGAGTGGTGGCACTACACGCTTAAAAATGAGCCTTACACCGATACCTATTTCAATTTTCCGGTGGAATAA
- a CDS encoding formyltransferase family protein gives MKVVVCAKKDLAGCVALNRLLAAIAPRHDVFVVLSDYVLDAECSNAYAASLVAHERNMVLEHILPWLEARFPEGNEAQCQTYAGLKKRYGIDMEMWGPMRSPASRQAMRDLAPDVVISCRYDYVIPTEVIDMPRLGTYGMHPGALPDLQGLCSPFRAMEHGNERSGCTLFHLDAGLDTGPIVEIGWWPINYDRSLLWNFVHTYFAGIDALLRHLPELEAGRELTTHVQSSEGRKYFSYPTEDEFRRFIRKGGQIVLPEDYHEVLSWFLPGGLADPAMPELRALVSSLES, from the coding sequence GTGAAAGTTGTCGTTTGCGCGAAGAAGGATCTTGCAGGATGTGTCGCCCTTAACAGACTGCTGGCAGCCATTGCCCCCAGGCACGATGTTTTTGTGGTTCTTTCAGATTACGTGCTGGACGCGGAGTGCAGCAATGCCTATGCGGCAAGCCTTGTGGCCCATGAGCGGAACATGGTGCTTGAGCACATTCTGCCCTGGCTGGAAGCCCGCTTTCCCGAGGGCAATGAGGCGCAGTGTCAGACCTATGCGGGCCTGAAAAAGCGTTACGGCATTGATATGGAGATGTGGGGGCCCATGCGGTCGCCAGCCTCCCGGCAAGCCATGCGCGACCTTGCGCCTGACGTTGTCATCTCCTGCCGCTACGACTATGTTATTCCCACTGAAGTTATCGATATGCCCCGGCTTGGCACCTACGGCATGCATCCCGGCGCGCTGCCTGATCTGCAAGGTTTGTGCAGCCCTTTTCGGGCGATGGAGCATGGCAATGAACGCTCTGGCTGCACGCTTTTCCACCTTGACGCAGGGCTGGATACCGGCCCCATAGTGGAGATCGGCTGGTGGCCCATCAACTATGACCGCTCCCTGCTGTGGAACTTTGTGCATACCTATTTTGCGGGTATAGACGCCCTGCTGCGCCATCTGCCGGAACTGGAGGCGGGGCGCGAGCTGACAACCCATGTGCAGAGCAGCGAAGGGCGAAAATACTTCAGCTATCCCACCGAAGACGAGTTCCGCAGGTTTATCCGGAAGGGCGGGCAAATCGTCCTGCCCGAAGATTATCATGAAGTGCTGTCATGG